One genomic window of Pseudoxanthomonas sp. includes the following:
- a CDS encoding isoaspartyl peptidase/L-asparaginase, whose translation MTAADEAEARAAMAAALQAGHALLVQGKPAVDAVAAAISVLEDSPQFNAGKGAVFNHEGKNELDASIMDGATGMAGAVAGVHRVRNPIQLARAVMDHSQHVMMVGDGAEIFAREQGITLVDPSYFRIEKRWQQLQQALKEDRLGQAHADLTTAKHFGTVGALALDTQGRLAAGTSTGGMTDKRYGRVGDSPIIGAGTYADAQCAVSGTGWGEFYIRAVAAYDICARMKYAGQSLKRASETVIDKQIPKAGGDGGAIGLGADGAVAFPFNTEGMYRGWIGPDGVAHVAIYKDDPLPLPAGQ comes from the coding sequence ATGACCGCGGCCGACGAAGCCGAGGCGCGCGCGGCCATGGCCGCCGCGCTGCAGGCCGGCCATGCGCTGCTGGTGCAGGGCAAGCCGGCGGTCGATGCGGTGGCCGCGGCGATCTCGGTGCTGGAGGACTCGCCGCAGTTCAACGCCGGCAAGGGCGCGGTGTTCAACCATGAAGGCAAGAACGAGCTGGATGCCTCGATCATGGATGGCGCCACTGGCATGGCTGGCGCGGTCGCGGGCGTGCACCGGGTGCGCAATCCGATCCAGCTGGCGCGCGCGGTGATGGACCACTCACAGCACGTGATGATGGTCGGCGATGGCGCGGAGATCTTCGCCCGCGAACAGGGCATCACCCTGGTCGATCCGTCCTACTTCCGCATCGAGAAGCGTTGGCAGCAGCTGCAGCAGGCGCTGAAGGAGGACAGGCTGGGCCAGGCCCACGCCGACCTGACCACCGCCAAGCACTTTGGCACCGTCGGCGCGCTGGCGCTGGATACCCAGGGCCGTCTGGCGGCCGGCACCTCCACCGGCGGCATGACCGACAAGCGCTATGGGCGCGTGGGCGATTCGCCGATCATCGGCGCCGGCACCTATGCAGACGCCCAGTGCGCGGTGTCGGGCACCGGCTGGGGTGAGTTCTACATCCGCGCCGTGGCCGCCTACGACATCTGCGCGCGCATGAAGTACGCCGGGCAATCGCTCAAGCGCGCCTCGGAAACGGTGATCGACAAGCAGATCCCCAAGGCCGGCGGCGACGGTGGTGCGATCGGCCTGGGCGCCGACGGCGCGGTGGCCTTCCCGTTCAATACCGAAGGCATGTACCGCGGCTGGATCGGTCCGGACGGCGTGGCCCATGTGGCCATCTACAAGGACGATCCGCTGCCGCTACCCGCCGGCCAGTAG
- a CDS encoding FecR domain-containing protein — MDSIRIERRAAAWLARRDGEAWDATAQTALEQWLAQDIAHRVAFLRLESAWEQSARLKALGAGIAHAGVPPRGAWNQLASGITPAVEPVAARPVAAALGELVFSPRTPPRRARWPLLAVAAMLVVAVAGSALFGWSRYAVQERASYASQLGALRAVALSDGSQATLSSDSRIDIALSRAQRRIDLKQGEAYFEVAKDAGRPFVVGAGTRRAVAVGTRFSVRRDGSSLRVVVTEGTVRLESDAADGRAQPTTLLPAGSIAIAGPDGVLVRSVSVADAQRTLDWRSGLLTFEHASLRDAVAEFNRYNTRKLVIGDAGAAALQIAGTFQWSNTDGFVRLLERGFPVRAEHRADQVVLHSR, encoded by the coding sequence ATGGACAGCATCCGGATTGAGCGACGCGCCGCCGCGTGGCTGGCCCGTCGTGACGGTGAGGCGTGGGACGCCACCGCGCAGACGGCGCTGGAGCAGTGGCTGGCGCAGGACATCGCCCATCGGGTTGCATTCCTGCGGCTGGAATCGGCCTGGGAGCAAAGCGCCCGGCTGAAGGCCCTCGGTGCCGGCATCGCCCACGCTGGCGTGCCACCGCGCGGCGCCTGGAACCAGCTCGCCAGTGGCATTACACCCGCCGTTGAACCGGTTGCGGCCAGGCCGGTTGCAGCGGCACTGGGCGAACTGGTCTTCAGCCCGCGCACGCCACCACGGCGTGCGCGCTGGCCGCTGCTGGCCGTCGCCGCGATGCTGGTCGTGGCAGTGGCTGGATCTGCGCTGTTCGGCTGGAGCCGCTACGCCGTGCAGGAGCGCGCGAGTTACGCCAGCCAGCTCGGCGCCCTGCGTGCGGTGGCGCTGTCCGACGGATCGCAGGCCACGCTCAGCAGCGACAGCCGGATCGACATCGCCTTGTCGCGCGCGCAGCGCCGGATCGACCTCAAGCAGGGCGAGGCGTACTTCGAAGTGGCCAAGGATGCCGGCCGGCCATTCGTGGTCGGGGCAGGCACGCGCCGCGCGGTGGCGGTGGGCACGCGCTTCTCGGTGCGCCGCGACGGCAGCAGCCTGCGCGTGGTGGTAACCGAGGGCACCGTGCGCCTGGAATCGGATGCCGCCGATGGCCGCGCCCAGCCAACCACCCTGCTGCCGGCCGGCAGCATCGCCATTGCCGGGCCGGACGGCGTACTGGTCCGCAGCGTGTCGGTGGCCGATGCCCAACGCACGCTGGACTGGCGCAGCGGCCTGCTGACGTTCGAGCATGCATCACTGCGCGACGCGGTGGCCGAGTTCAACCGCTACAACACCCGCAAGCTGGTGATCGGCGATGCCGGCGCTGCGGCGCTGCAGATCGCCGGGACGTTCCAGTGGTCCAATACCGATGGCTTCGTGCGCCTGCTGGAACGGGGGTTCCCGGTCCGCGCTGAACACCGCGCCGACCAGGTGGTGCTGCACAGCCGATAG
- the dcp gene encoding peptidyl-dipeptidase Dcp: MTRTLVLAAAISLALAACNGKQEADSVKTPAAAPAAAAAPQRDNPLLTASTLPFQAPPFDKIQDADYLPAFEQGMAQHLEEINKIADSSEAPTFENTIEAMEKTGETLNRVSRIFFGIVQADTNDARQKIQEDIAPKLAAHQDEISLNPKLFARIKAVYDQRDTLKLDPEATRLVERDYQEFIRAGAQLSDADKATLRKLNVEETTLSTQFHQRLVAAAAAGAVVVDDKAKLAGLSDGDIASAAEDAKARKLDGKYLLALQNTTQQPVLASLQDRDLRAKVLQASETRTEQGDANDTRQIVQRLAQLRAQKAKLLGYDSYAAYSLSDQMAKTPDAALKLLTDTVPAATAKAKGEVAEMQKVIDAQNGGFKLAASDWDFYAEQVRKAKYDLDESQIKPYFELDNVLHNGVFYAATQLYGITFKERKDIPTYNPDMKVYEVFDKDGSSLALFYTDYYKRDSKSGGAWMDVFVEQDGLTGAKPVVYNVCNFTKPADGQPALLSFDDVTTMFHEFGHALHGMFSKVKYPSIAGTSTSRDFVEFPSQFNEHWATDPKVFAHYAKHYQTGKPMPKELVEKIQKSKTFNSGYATTEYLSAALLDMAWHTVPADAQLKDVDGFEAESLKKFGVDLAEVPPRYRTTYFDHIWGGGYAAGYYAYFWSEVLDDDAFEWFKEHGGLTRKNGDTFRDKILSRGNTVELSQLYRDFRGKDPSVDALLENRGLK; this comes from the coding sequence ATGACCCGCACCCTCGTTCTTGCCGCCGCCATCAGCCTGGCGCTGGCCGCCTGCAACGGAAAACAGGAGGCCGATTCCGTGAAGACCCCCGCCGCCGCCCCGGCCGCCGCCGCCGCGCCGCAGCGCGACAACCCGCTGCTGACTGCCAGCACGTTGCCGTTCCAGGCCCCGCCGTTCGACAAGATCCAGGACGCCGACTACCTGCCGGCGTTCGAGCAGGGCATGGCCCAGCACCTGGAAGAGATCAACAAGATCGCCGACAGCAGCGAGGCGCCGACCTTCGAAAACACCATCGAGGCGATGGAGAAGACCGGTGAAACCCTCAACCGCGTCTCGCGGATCTTCTTCGGCATCGTCCAGGCCGACACCAACGACGCGCGCCAGAAGATCCAGGAAGACATCGCGCCCAAGCTGGCCGCGCACCAGGACGAGATCAGCCTCAACCCGAAGCTGTTCGCCCGCATCAAGGCCGTCTACGACCAGCGCGACACGCTGAAGCTGGACCCGGAAGCCACGCGCCTGGTGGAACGTGACTACCAGGAGTTCATCCGCGCCGGCGCGCAGCTGTCCGACGCCGACAAAGCCACCCTGCGCAAGCTCAACGTGGAAGAAACCACGCTGTCCACCCAGTTCCACCAGCGCCTGGTCGCCGCCGCGGCGGCTGGTGCGGTGGTGGTGGACGACAAGGCCAAGCTGGCCGGCCTGAGCGATGGCGACATCGCCTCGGCCGCCGAGGACGCCAAGGCCCGCAAGCTGGACGGCAAGTACCTGCTGGCGCTGCAGAACACCACCCAGCAGCCGGTGCTGGCTTCGTTGCAGGACCGCGACCTGCGCGCCAAGGTGCTGCAGGCCTCGGAGACGCGCACCGAACAGGGCGACGCCAACGACACCCGCCAGATCGTCCAGCGCCTGGCCCAGCTGCGCGCGCAGAAGGCCAAGCTGCTTGGCTACGACAGCTACGCCGCCTACAGCCTGTCCGACCAGATGGCCAAGACGCCGGACGCCGCGCTCAAGCTGCTGACCGACACCGTGCCGGCGGCCACCGCCAAGGCCAAGGGTGAAGTGGCCGAGATGCAGAAGGTCATCGACGCCCAGAACGGCGGCTTCAAGCTGGCTGCGTCCGATTGGGACTTCTACGCCGAACAGGTGCGCAAGGCCAAGTACGACCTGGACGAATCGCAGATCAAGCCGTACTTCGAACTGGACAACGTGCTGCACAACGGCGTGTTCTACGCCGCCACCCAGCTGTACGGGATCACGTTCAAGGAGCGCAAGGACATCCCGACCTACAACCCGGACATGAAGGTGTACGAGGTGTTCGACAAGGACGGCAGCTCGCTGGCCCTGTTCTATACCGACTACTACAAGCGCGACAGCAAGTCCGGTGGCGCGTGGATGGATGTGTTCGTCGAGCAGGACGGCCTGACCGGTGCCAAGCCGGTGGTCTACAACGTGTGCAACTTCACCAAGCCCGCCGACGGCCAGCCCGCGCTGCTGAGCTTCGATGACGTGACCACCATGTTCCATGAGTTCGGCCATGCGCTGCACGGCATGTTCTCCAAGGTGAAGTACCCGTCGATCGCCGGCACCAGCACCTCGCGCGATTTCGTCGAGTTCCCCTCGCAGTTCAACGAGCACTGGGCGACCGATCCGAAGGTGTTCGCCCACTACGCCAAGCACTACCAGACCGGCAAGCCGATGCCCAAGGAACTGGTCGAGAAGATCCAGAAATCCAAGACCTTCAACAGCGGCTACGCCACCACCGAATACCTGTCGGCCGCGCTGCTGGACATGGCCTGGCACACCGTGCCGGCCGATGCGCAGCTGAAAGACGTGGATGGCTTCGAGGCCGAGTCGCTGAAGAAGTTCGGCGTGGACCTGGCCGAAGTGCCGCCGCGTTACCGCACCACGTATTTCGACCACATCTGGGGCGGCGGCTACGCGGCCGGCTACTACGCCTACTTCTGGTCGGAAGTGCTGGACGACGACGCGTTCGAATGGTTCAAGGAACACGGTGGCCTGACCCGCAAGAATGGCGATACCTTCCGCGACAAGATCCTGTCGCGCGGCAACACCGTCGAGCTTTCGCAGCTGTACCGCGACTTCCGCGGCAAGGACCCGAGCGTGGATGCGCTGCTGGAGAACCGCGGGCTGAAGTAA
- a CDS encoding RNA polymerase sigma factor: MHAPLDDWFVREILVHEGALTAYLRRCWSQPNELHDLRQEIYVRVYEAAGKAFPTAPKSFLFATARHLMTDRLRRARVVSIEAVGDLEALHVLVDEVSPERVCGGRQVLKRLAESFDQLPDRCREVVWLRRVEELSQKEAAARMGISEKTVEKHLAKGMRLLAGSFHGAAPPRAARPVAAPPVEQHVDGQHPD; encoded by the coding sequence ATGCACGCGCCCCTGGATGACTGGTTTGTCCGCGAGATCCTCGTTCACGAGGGTGCGTTGACGGCGTATCTGCGCCGCTGCTGGTCCCAGCCCAACGAACTGCATGACCTGCGCCAGGAAATCTACGTGCGCGTGTACGAGGCCGCGGGCAAGGCCTTCCCGACCGCGCCCAAGTCGTTCCTGTTCGCCACCGCGCGCCACCTGATGACCGACCGCCTGCGCCGTGCGCGGGTGGTGTCGATCGAGGCAGTGGGTGATTTGGAGGCCTTGCACGTCTTGGTGGATGAGGTTTCTCCCGAACGCGTGTGTGGCGGGCGGCAGGTCCTCAAGCGGCTGGCCGAATCCTTCGACCAGCTGCCGGACCGTTGTCGCGAGGTGGTATGGCTGCGACGGGTGGAGGAGTTGTCGCAGAAGGAGGCCGCCGCACGCATGGGCATCAGCGAGAAAACCGTCGAGAAACACCTGGCCAAGGGCATGCGCCTGCTGGCCGGGAGTTTCCATGGCGCAGCGCCGCCGCGCGCCGCGCGTCCCGTGGCAGCGCCACCCGTCGAACAGCATGTCGATGGACAGCATCCGGATTGA
- a CDS encoding TonB-dependent receptor, whose translation MRAVLRTLLLTAACSAALSIDAQAATRLDIPAGSLDSALQALAKQSGAQLIYRPEQLNGVQTRGVSGELSPAQAADQLLRGSGLVVRHDPSGALLIARQDATPPASPVVQKATATVAPEPVTDLERMQVTGSRIPRAQIEGPAPITVMTSAQIQANGFTSVPQVLRALTQNGGETQSQQSASGADFSPGAEQVDLRGLGPNHTLVLVNGRRIADFPMPFKGRSNFSDVSNIPLGMIDRIEVLTGSASAIYGSDAISGVVNFILKKHADGTTVDVRVGDTTRGGGESLDISLSSGFSRGDFNAIFGAELSNQRPLWAYDRSLQDSTADGPSATSRLARRTFLRTDYYDSYLDPGQAACDGVASLNRGSTAYTSRPGYGPDFDDALDDYGPGYYCGSQASVGYGTILSEKKGVNAYASLSYNFGDNSEWFADVQLGHHTVALYRDVTQWSYQAPDGNEEGYFYNQATDQVEYWQRQFSPEEMGGFGNGMIRTTQDTFSLTTGIRGQWGQAWDYEASLSHSQYRARISWPQIVASLANDLFLGPQLGVDEDSGYPIFNADPERLYTPLTRAEYDSIARNTTYHPKSRTDTAAFTVTNGMLFALPGGDAGFSATAEFGNQSYDLNPDPLATEYYYYSWKDSDGHGSRNRWALAGELRLPVVDSLNLSVAGRYDQYRFAGRSVGKFTYSGGIEWRPIDTLLVRGSYGTAFRAPDLHYVFAGPGNDETSASDYYRCATEQPDEALEDCDYGDEGIIRGRSGNRDLDPETSTSWTGGLVWSPTSSLDVSADYFNIDMRDQVQDLRVDAVLRDEADCRLGTLDITSTTCVQALSRVTRLANGDLYSVYVNPINIARERTSGVDLSAHYKLDTAIGRFTLGVDYTWVRQHEIQVYAGEAMVDEFAVNSGYDIPRTKASANLGWENDRWSATLHGERLGHLPTSDSYDEVYDPEDGTSPWIGATYRYNASVQFRFTDHARLSLSVTNLFDKMPPYDATYTSYPYYDSSWFDSVGRTVYLQYTQKFGGAAL comes from the coding sequence ATGCGCGCCGTGCTGCGAACGCTGTTGCTGACTGCTGCCTGTTCGGCGGCGCTGTCCATTGACGCCCAGGCCGCCACGCGCCTGGACATTCCCGCCGGCAGCCTGGATTCGGCATTGCAGGCGCTGGCCAAACAATCCGGCGCGCAGCTGATCTATCGCCCTGAGCAGCTCAACGGCGTGCAGACCCGCGGCGTCAGCGGCGAACTCAGCCCCGCGCAGGCGGCCGACCAGCTGTTGCGCGGCAGCGGGCTGGTGGTCCGCCACGATCCCTCCGGCGCATTGCTGATCGCGCGCCAGGATGCGACGCCACCAGCCAGCCCGGTCGTGCAGAAGGCGACGGCCACCGTCGCGCCCGAGCCAGTCACCGACCTGGAGCGCATGCAAGTCACCGGCTCGCGCATTCCCCGCGCGCAGATCGAAGGCCCGGCGCCGATCACGGTGATGACCTCGGCGCAGATCCAGGCAAACGGCTTCACCAGCGTGCCGCAGGTCCTGCGCGCGCTCACCCAGAACGGCGGTGAAACCCAGAGCCAGCAGTCGGCCAGTGGCGCGGATTTCTCGCCCGGCGCCGAACAGGTGGACCTGCGCGGCCTGGGGCCCAACCACACCCTGGTGCTGGTCAACGGCCGGCGCATCGCCGACTTCCCGATGCCGTTCAAGGGCCGCAGCAATTTCTCCGACGTGTCCAACATCCCGCTGGGCATGATCGACCGGATCGAAGTGCTGACCGGCAGCGCGTCTGCGATCTACGGTTCGGATGCGATCTCCGGCGTGGTCAACTTCATCCTGAAGAAACACGCCGATGGCACCACGGTCGACGTACGCGTGGGCGATACCACCCGTGGTGGCGGCGAGTCGCTGGACATCAGCCTGTCCAGCGGATTTTCGCGCGGCGATTTCAATGCGATCTTCGGTGCCGAACTCAGCAACCAGCGTCCGCTGTGGGCCTATGACCGAAGCCTCCAGGATTCGACCGCCGATGGTCCGTCGGCGACCTCGCGCCTGGCGCGCCGCACCTTCCTGCGCACCGACTACTACGACAGCTACCTGGATCCCGGCCAGGCCGCGTGCGATGGCGTGGCCTCGCTCAATCGCGGCAGCACCGCCTACACCTCGCGTCCGGGTTATGGCCCTGACTTCGACGATGCACTGGACGACTACGGCCCCGGCTATTACTGCGGCAGCCAGGCATCGGTGGGTTACGGCACCATCCTGAGCGAGAAGAAAGGCGTCAACGCCTATGCCTCGCTCAGCTACAACTTCGGCGACAACAGCGAGTGGTTCGCCGATGTGCAGCTGGGCCATCACACCGTGGCGCTGTACCGCGACGTCACCCAGTGGAGCTACCAGGCGCCGGACGGCAACGAGGAAGGCTATTTCTACAACCAGGCCACCGACCAGGTGGAGTACTGGCAGCGGCAGTTCTCGCCGGAGGAAATGGGCGGCTTCGGCAACGGCATGATCCGCACCACCCAGGACACCTTCAGCCTGACCACCGGCATCCGCGGGCAGTGGGGCCAGGCCTGGGATTACGAAGCCAGCCTGAGCCATTCGCAGTACCGGGCGCGGATCAGCTGGCCGCAGATCGTGGCCTCGCTGGCCAATGACCTGTTCCTGGGGCCGCAGCTGGGCGTGGACGAGGATTCGGGCTATCCGATCTTCAACGCCGACCCGGAGCGCCTGTACACGCCACTGACCCGCGCCGAGTACGACAGCATCGCGCGCAATACCACTTACCACCCGAAGTCGCGCACCGACACGGCCGCCTTCACCGTCACCAACGGCATGCTGTTCGCGCTGCCCGGTGGCGATGCCGGCTTCTCGGCCACGGCCGAGTTCGGCAACCAGAGCTACGACCTCAATCCCGATCCACTGGCCACCGAGTACTACTACTACAGCTGGAAGGATTCGGACGGCCACGGCAGCCGCAACCGCTGGGCTCTGGCCGGCGAGCTGCGCCTGCCGGTGGTCGACAGCCTCAACCTGAGCGTGGCCGGTCGTTACGACCAGTACCGCTTCGCCGGGCGCTCGGTCGGCAAGTTCACCTACAGCGGCGGCATCGAGTGGCGCCCGATCGACACGCTGCTGGTGCGCGGCTCCTACGGCACCGCGTTCCGCGCGCCGGACCTGCATTACGTGTTCGCCGGACCGGGCAACGATGAAACCTCGGCCAGCGACTACTACCGCTGCGCGACCGAACAGCCCGACGAGGCGCTGGAAGACTGCGACTACGGCGATGAAGGCATCATCCGCGGCCGCAGCGGCAACCGCGACCTGGACCCGGAGACCAGCACCTCGTGGACCGGCGGCCTGGTCTGGTCGCCGACGTCGTCGCTGGACGTCTCGGCCGACTACTTCAACATCGACATGCGCGACCAGGTGCAGGACCTGCGCGTGGACGCGGTGCTGCGCGACGAGGCCGACTGCCGCCTGGGCACGCTGGACATCACCTCGACCACCTGCGTGCAGGCACTGTCGCGTGTCACGCGCCTGGCCAACGGCGACCTGTACTCGGTCTACGTCAATCCGATCAACATCGCCCGCGAGCGCACCAGCGGCGTGGACCTGAGCGCGCACTACAAGCTGGACACGGCGATCGGCCGCTTCACCCTGGGCGTGGACTACACCTGGGTGCGCCAGCACGAGATCCAGGTCTATGCGGGCGAAGCGATGGTGGACGAGTTCGCGGTCAACAGCGGTTACGACATCCCGCGCACCAAGGCCAGTGCCAACCTGGGCTGGGAAAACGACCGCTGGTCAGCCACGTTGCATGGCGAGCGGCTGGGCCACCTGCCAACGTCCGATTCCTACGATGAGGTCTACGATCCGGAAGACGGCACCAGCCCGTGGATCGGCGCGACCTACCGCTACAACGCATCGGTGCAGTTCCGCTTCACCGACCACGCCCGCCTGTCGCTGTCGGTCACCAACCTGTTCGACAAGATGCCGCCGTACGATGCGACCTATACGTCGTATCCGTACTACGACAGTTCGTGGTTCGATTCGGTGGGCCGCACGGTGTACCTGCAGTACACCCAGAAATTTGGCGGTGCCGCGCTGTAA
- the arfB gene encoding alternative ribosome rescue aminoacyl-tRNA hydrolase ArfB: MAAGSLHITPTLAIPDDELVERFVRASGAGGQNVNKVATAVELRFDVAGSPSLPDLLRSRLLARRDRRLTDEGVLVIDAQRFRTQDRNRQDARERLADIIAEGLSVPKPRVATRPTRASKLRRLDAKKTRSQVKRNRNTRDWD, from the coding sequence ATGGCCGCCGGCTCCCTCCATATCACGCCTACCTTGGCGATCCCCGACGACGAACTGGTCGAACGCTTCGTGCGTGCCAGCGGTGCGGGCGGGCAGAACGTCAACAAGGTCGCCACCGCGGTGGAGCTGCGCTTCGACGTGGCGGGTTCGCCGTCGCTGCCGGACCTGCTGCGCAGCCGCCTGCTGGCGCGGCGCGACCGTCGCCTGACCGATGAAGGCGTGCTGGTGATCGACGCCCAGCGCTTCCGCACCCAGGACCGCAACCGCCAGGATGCGCGCGAGCGCCTGGCCGACATCATTGCCGAAGGGTTGTCGGTGCCCAAGCCGCGCGTGGCCACCCGGCCCACGCGTGCCTCCAAGCTGCGGCGCTTGGACGCCAAGAAGACCCGCAGCCAAGTCAAACGCAACCGGAACACACGTGACTGGGACTGA
- a CDS encoding DUF2059 domain-containing protein, with translation MSRCRFAPVLLLLSAMAAIAPALAREPTDQEIERLLTASRAQSMLAAIQPQVEAMQREQFAQLTQGKTLTAEQQAEIQQIQARTSQIVRQSLAWDSMRPVYLDVYRKTFDDDDVKSMTKFYESKAGQHLLDRTPVMMQTLMVGIQQKMIPQLEALQAEVKTVSAEPIPAPPVSPPEARRKAAAPTSTKKKATAKKATTTKKASTTKKAPAKKSTTTTKKKT, from the coding sequence ATGTCACGTTGTCGATTCGCACCCGTCCTGCTGCTGTTGTCCGCGATGGCTGCAATTGCGCCCGCCCTGGCCCGCGAACCCACCGACCAGGAAATCGAGCGACTGCTCACCGCCTCGCGCGCACAGAGCATGCTGGCGGCGATCCAGCCGCAGGTCGAAGCGATGCAGCGCGAGCAGTTCGCCCAGCTGACCCAGGGCAAGACCCTGACCGCCGAGCAGCAGGCCGAGATCCAGCAGATCCAGGCGCGCACCTCGCAGATCGTCCGCCAGTCGCTGGCGTGGGACTCGATGCGCCCGGTGTACCTGGACGTGTACCGCAAGACCTTCGACGACGATGACGTCAAGTCGATGACCAAGTTCTACGAGAGCAAGGCCGGCCAGCACCTGCTCGACCGCACGCCGGTGATGATGCAGACGCTGATGGTGGGCATCCAGCAGAAGATGATCCCGCAGCTGGAAGCCCTGCAGGCCGAGGTCAAGACCGTCTCGGCCGAACCGATCCCGGCCCCGCCGGTGTCGCCGCCGGAAGCACGCAGGAAGGCTGCCGCGCCCACTTCGACCAAGAAGAAGGCCACCGCCAAGAAGGCGACCACGACCAAGAAGGCCAGCACCACCAAGAAGGCGCCGGCCAAGAAGTCGACCACCACGACCAAGAAAAAGACCTAG
- the ung gene encoding uracil-DNA glycosylase, with translation MTKDHDVSTSRIQLEPSWKARVGDWLLRPEMQELSAFLRQRKAAGAQVFPAGPQIFAAFDATPFDKVKVVILGQDPYHGAGQAHGLCFSVQPGVPVPPSLQNIYKELAQDVGFVRPDHGCLTAWAQHGVLLLNSVLTVEEGRAGAHQGKGWEGFTDHVIQTLAAEREHLVFLLWGSYAQAKGKVIDPRRHRVLKAPHPSPLSAYRGFLGCGHFSQANDYLARHGLGAVDWSLPPRASLPD, from the coding sequence ATGACCAAGGACCACGACGTGTCCACTTCCCGCATCCAGCTCGAGCCCTCGTGGAAGGCGCGCGTCGGCGACTGGCTGCTGCGGCCGGAGATGCAGGAACTGTCGGCCTTCCTGCGCCAGCGCAAGGCGGCTGGGGCGCAGGTGTTCCCGGCAGGGCCGCAGATCTTCGCTGCGTTCGATGCCACGCCGTTCGACAAGGTGAAGGTGGTGATCCTGGGCCAGGACCCGTACCACGGCGCAGGGCAGGCACATGGCCTGTGCTTCTCGGTGCAGCCGGGCGTGCCGGTGCCGCCGTCGCTGCAGAACATCTACAAGGAACTGGCCCAGGACGTGGGCTTCGTCCGCCCGGACCATGGCTGCCTGACCGCGTGGGCGCAGCACGGCGTGCTGTTGCTGAATTCGGTGCTGACGGTGGAGGAAGGCCGCGCCGGTGCCCACCAGGGCAAGGGCTGGGAAGGCTTCACCGACCACGTCATCCAGACCCTGGCGGCCGAGCGCGAGCATCTGGTGTTCCTGCTGTGGGGCAGCTATGCGCAGGCCAAGGGCAAGGTCATCGATCCCCGGCGCCATCGCGTGCTGAAGGCGCCGCACCCGTCGCCGTTGTCGGCGTATCGCGGGTTCCTGGGTTGCGGGCATTTCTCCCAGGCCAACGATTACCTGGCCCGGCATGGCCTGGGCGCGGTGGACTGGAGCCTGCCGCCGCGCGCGTCGCTGCCGGACTGA
- a CDS encoding lysophospholipid acyltransferase family protein encodes MPRVKPNRFTRWCGRTLLRLCGWRIAGQLPDVPKLVMIVAPHSSNWDGLWGMAVKVACGFEVKVLGKAQLFWWPLGPVLRMLGAIPVDRANAGGVVRQAVDTIRSHERIWFVVTPEGTRKRVDKWKSGFYKIALTANVPVLLAYFHYPEKTVGIGPLFHPTGDAEADMAAIRAWYAPWMGKNRGTT; translated from the coding sequence ATGCCACGCGTGAAGCCCAACCGCTTCACCCGCTGGTGCGGCCGCACGCTGCTGCGGCTGTGCGGCTGGCGCATCGCCGGCCAGCTGCCCGACGTGCCCAAGCTGGTGATGATCGTGGCCCCGCATTCGTCCAACTGGGACGGCTTGTGGGGCATGGCGGTCAAGGTCGCCTGCGGGTTCGAGGTGAAGGTGCTGGGCAAGGCGCAGCTGTTCTGGTGGCCGCTGGGGCCGGTGCTGCGCATGCTGGGCGCGATCCCGGTCGATCGCGCCAACGCCGGCGGCGTCGTGCGCCAGGCGGTGGACACCATCCGCAGCCACGAGCGCATCTGGTTCGTGGTCACGCCCGAAGGCACCCGCAAGCGCGTGGACAAGTGGAAGAGCGGCTTCTACAAGATCGCCCTGACCGCCAACGTGCCGGTCCTGCTGGCGTATTTCCACTATCCGGAAAAGACCGTCGGGATCGGGCCGTTGTTCCATCCCACCGGCGATGCCGAGGCCGACATGGCCGCCATCCGCGCCTGGTATGCCCCGTGGATGGGCAAGAACCGCGGCACCACCTGA